A section of the Arcobacter roscoffensis genome encodes:
- a CDS encoding BCCT family transporter: protein MTSKLNKTVFFISSALIITLALFASVFPKVADSFFKALQSVIVENGSWFYVLTVAIILITVAFLAFSKYGDIKLGPDHSTSDYTNLSWFAMLFSAGMGIGLMFFGVAEPVMHFLNPPVGDGSTVEAAREAMRITFFHWGLHAWAIYAIVAIILAFFSYRHNLPLTLRSALYPIIGDKIYGPIGHAVDIFAVIGTLFGVATSLGYGVLQVNTGLNYLWDVPVSPTVQVILILGVTALATLSVTTGLDKGIKRLSELNLLLAVGLLLFILVVGPTVFLLQAYVQNIGSYASNILSSTFNLFAYEKTDWIGGWTILYWAWWISWSPFVGLFIARISRGRTIREFTLGVLLVPTGFTLMWMTFFGNSAINLILADGITQLGTTVSNDVTVALFAFLENFPFAAFTSVIATIMVIVFFVTSSDSGSMVIDMLCSNGNDNTPIWQRVYWAVGEGVVASVLILAGGLAALQTMTIASALPFSIVLLVATYGLIKALRLDIAKKESLQYSTTMASSTTNSEDWDKRLNNIVNYPTKKNVRRFLEKVVKPAMEDVAKVLRKNEFDVEVKMNETNDTVSLVVNLGEETNFGENKNFLYEVKNISRIKPAFVNEDKSEEERAEDELYFCAIVHLIEGGQDYDIMAWEKDSIRSDIVDQYEKHMHFMHLIN from the coding sequence ATGACAAGTAAATTAAATAAAACTGTATTTTTTATATCTTCTGCTTTGATTATTACTTTAGCACTTTTTGCTTCTGTTTTTCCAAAAGTAGCAGATAGTTTTTTTAAAGCTTTACAATCTGTAATAGTAGAAAATGGTAGTTGGTTTTATGTACTAACTGTAGCTATTATCTTAATAACTGTTGCTTTTTTAGCTTTTTCAAAATATGGAGACATTAAACTAGGGCCTGATCACTCAACATCTGATTATACGAATTTATCTTGGTTTGCTATGCTTTTCTCAGCAGGTATGGGTATTGGTTTAATGTTTTTTGGTGTAGCAGAACCTGTAATGCACTTTTTAAATCCACCTGTTGGAGATGGAAGTACCGTTGAGGCTGCAAGAGAAGCTATGAGAATTACATTCTTTCACTGGGGATTACATGCTTGGGCTATATATGCAATTGTTGCAATTATTTTAGCCTTCTTTAGTTATAGACATAATCTACCACTTACTTTAAGATCTGCACTTTATCCAATTATAGGGGATAAAATTTATGGACCTATTGGACATGCTGTTGATATTTTTGCAGTTATTGGAACATTATTTGGAGTTGCTACATCTCTTGGATATGGTGTTTTGCAAGTAAATACTGGATTAAACTACTTATGGGATGTGCCTGTTAGCCCTACTGTTCAAGTAATATTAATTCTTGGAGTAACTGCACTTGCAACATTATCTGTAACTACAGGACTGGATAAAGGTATCAAAAGATTATCTGAATTAAATCTTTTATTAGCTGTAGGACTTTTACTATTTATTTTAGTAGTTGGACCAACTGTATTTTTACTTCAAGCTTATGTACAAAACATAGGTTCATATGCCTCAAATATTTTAAGTAGTACTTTTAATCTATTTGCCTATGAAAAAACTGATTGGATTGGAGGATGGACTATTCTTTACTGGGCTTGGTGGATATCATGGTCACCATTTGTAGGTCTGTTTATTGCTAGAATTTCTAGAGGTAGAACAATTAGAGAGTTTACACTGGGTGTTTTATTAGTTCCAACTGGATTTACTTTAATGTGGATGACATTCTTTGGAAATTCAGCTATTAATCTAATTCTAGCTGATGGAATTACACAACTTGGAACAACTGTATCAAATGATGTTACTGTTGCACTATTTGCATTTTTAGAGAACTTTCCTTTTGCTGCTTTTACTTCTGTGATTGCAACAATTATGGTTATTGTATTCTTTGTTACATCATCGGATTCAGGTTCAATGGTAATTGATATGCTTTGTTCAAACGGTAATGATAATACTCCAATTTGGCAAAGAGTTTATTGGGCTGTAGGAGAAGGTGTAGTAGCATCTGTTTTAATCCTTGCTGGAGGCTTAGCTGCCTTGCAGACCATGACCATTGCTAGTGCTTTACCATTTAGTATTGTCTTACTAGTTGCAACTTATGGACTTATAAAAGCATTAAGACTTGATATTGCAAAAAAAGAGAGTTTACAATACTCTACAACTATGGCATCATCAACAACTAATTCAGAAGACTGGGATAAAAGACTTAATAATATTGTAAACTATCCAACTAAAAAGAATGTTAGAAGATTCTTAGAAAAAGTTGTAAAACCAGCTATGGAAGATGTTGCAAAAGTATTAAGAAAAAATGAGTTTGATGTAGAAGTAAAAATGAATGAAACTAACGATACTGTAAGTTTAGTTGTAAACCTTGGAGAAGAGACTAATTTTGGTGAAAATAAAAACTTCTTATATGAAGTAAAAAATATATCAAGAATTAAGCCTGCTTTTGTAAATGAAGATAAAAGTGAAGAAGAAAGAGCAGAGGATGAATTATACTTTTGTGCAATTGTTCACTTAATTGAAGGTGGACAAGACTATGACATTATGGCTTGGGAGAAAGATAGTATTAGAAGTGATATTGTTGATCAATACGAAAAACATATGCACTTTATGCACTTAATTAACTAA
- the cysS gene encoding cysteine--tRNA ligase: MKTINIFDSVKKKKVPFEAIKKNQVKIYVCGPTVYDDSHLGHARSAIAFDLLHRMFKINNYEVTMTKNFTDIDDKIIKKMYETSRTLEDITTSYINAYKNDMKALNVLDNTLEPKATQNLEIMKDMINNLMSKDVAYKTSDGIYFDTSKDETYGSISSMASDENSQSRVETNTEKRNPSDFALWKFAKENDVSFEASFGLGRPGWHIECSAMIKEHLAYEDGDYQIDIHGGGADLLFPHHENEAAQTRCDSKQHLAKYWMHNGFVNINGEKMSKSLGNSFFLKDILKSYSGEVVRFYLITAHYRANFNFNEEDLIASKKRLDKFYRVKKRVYGGGKSAVNKDFKAAIIEALNDDLNTSKALSVIDEFINNANERLNENPKDKAFKKELVASLEFIEEALGFGGSDAYEYFQFGIDEQTKNKIEELISKRTEAKKAKDFETADKVRDELSAMSINLMDTPNGVVWEKQ, encoded by the coding sequence ATGAAAACTATAAATATATTTGATTCAGTAAAGAAGAAAAAAGTTCCATTTGAAGCTATCAAGAAAAATCAAGTAAAAATATATGTGTGTGGGCCAACAGTTTATGATGACTCACACTTAGGTCATGCAAGAAGTGCAATTGCCTTTGATTTACTTCATAGGATGTTTAAAATAAACAACTATGAAGTAACAATGACAAAAAACTTTACTGATATTGATGATAAAATCATAAAAAAAATGTACGAAACTTCTAGAACACTTGAAGATATTACTACTTCTTATATCAACGCTTACAAAAACGACATGAAAGCTTTAAATGTATTAGATAATACTTTAGAGCCAAAAGCAACACAAAATCTTGAAATTATGAAAGATATGATTAATAACCTAATGTCTAAAGATGTTGCTTATAAAACTAGCGATGGTATATATTTTGATACATCAAAAGATGAAACTTATGGTTCTATTTCTTCAATGGCTAGTGATGAAAACTCTCAATCAAGAGTAGAAACAAATACTGAAAAAAGAAACCCTTCTGATTTTGCCTTATGGAAATTTGCTAAAGAAAATGATGTAAGTTTTGAAGCTTCTTTTGGTTTGGGTCGTCCAGGATGGCATATTGAGTGTTCTGCTATGATAAAAGAGCATTTAGCTTATGAAGATGGTGATTATCAAATTGATATTCATGGAGGAGGAGCTGATTTACTATTTCCTCACCATGAAAATGAAGCCGCTCAAACTAGATGTGATTCAAAACAGCATTTAGCAAAATACTGGATGCATAATGGTTTTGTAAATATCAATGGTGAAAAAATGAGTAAGTCACTTGGTAATTCATTTTTCTTAAAAGATATTTTAAAATCATACTCAGGTGAAGTTGTAAGATTCTATCTTATTACAGCACACTACAGAGCAAACTTTAATTTCAATGAAGAGGATTTAATAGCTTCTAAAAAAAGATTAGACAAGTTTTATAGAGTTAAAAAAAGAGTTTATGGTGGAGGAAAATCTGCTGTAAACAAAGATTTTAAAGCTGCAATTATTGAAGCTTTAAATGATGATTTAAACACTTCAAAAGCTCTTTCAGTTATAGATGAATTTATCAATAATGCGAATGAAAGACTAAATGAAAACCCAAAAGATAAGGCTTTTAAAAAAGAACTAGTAGCATCTTTAGAATTTATTGAAGAAGCTTTAGGTTTTGGAGGAAGTGACGCCTATGAGTATTTCCAATTTGGAATTGATGAGCAAACAAAAAATAAAATTGAAGAACTTATTTCAAAAAGAACTGAAGCTAAAAAAGCTAAAGATTTTGAAACAGCAGATAAAGTAAGAGATGAATTATCAGCTATGAGTATCAACTTAATGGACACACCAAATGGTGTTGTTTGGGAAAAACAATAG
- a CDS encoding lysophospholipid acyltransferase family protein, which yields MKLFFKLKILPYFLYFLVRLIYATNKKVYHHPKLDDEAYIFVMWHGDLLSQPFNYKAQRANKVVKGMISLNKDGEILSKTFSLLGIEAIRGSSSKGAAKVLISTIKEIKSGSDVAITPDGPRGPRFSVANGVVAIAQKSGSKVVVLNSKPSKYWQFDSWDKFVLPKPFGKIDFYMSEPYDISNLQIDEAKDFIKEKLMVHSIK from the coding sequence ATGAAGCTTTTCTTTAAACTAAAAATATTACCATATTTTTTATATTTTTTAGTTAGATTAATCTATGCTACAAACAAAAAAGTTTATCATCATCCAAAGTTAGATGATGAAGCTTATATTTTTGTTATGTGGCATGGAGATTTGCTAAGTCAACCTTTTAACTACAAAGCCCAAAGAGCTAATAAAGTAGTAAAAGGTATGATTAGTTTAAATAAAGATGGAGAAATTCTATCAAAAACTTTTTCACTTTTAGGAATAGAAGCCATAAGAGGTTCTTCTTCTAAAGGTGCAGCTAAAGTTTTAATTAGTACAATTAAGGAAATTAAATCAGGAAGCGACGTGGCTATTACTCCTGATGGTCCAAGAGGACCTAGATTTTCTGTAGCAAATGGTGTTGTAGCCATTGCTCAAAAAAGTGGTTCTAAAGTTGTAGTTTTAAACTCAAAACCAAGTAAGTATTGGCAGTTTGATTCTTGGGATAAGTTTGTTTTACCTAAGCCTTTTGGTAAAATAGATTTTTATATGTCAGAACCTTATGATATTAGTAACTTACAAATAGATGAAGCAAAAGATTTTATTAAAGAAAAACTAATGGTTCATTCAATTAAATAG
- a CDS encoding aminotransferase class I/II-fold pyridoxal phosphate-dependent enzyme — translation MYSKELLSIKKSNRFRTRDIFNENLIDLASNDYLGLASNVNIFQNAYERVLKQKYYSPKASMLVNGYNPIHKEFEEKLCEVNKFEAAVCVGSGFLANISMIEALCRKNDTLFIDDDYHASGILATKLLKDEQVIVFNHNDEKDLEEKLKACERKGRKIIAIEGVYSMGGDLAKEEIFHIAKKYDSLLIVDEAHSSGVLGDSLLGIFDYYKIKPNKHHIKMGTLGKAYGSYGAYILASKEIIEFLQNRAKPIIYSTAPSLFDMAMGLESLHFIVNNKKALKEKINKNLKIVEEILNIASESLIIPIEIADNKKVKEIQKEVEKKGFVVGAIRQPTVKIAIIRLIAKIDIEEDDLRDVCKLIKELM, via the coding sequence TTGTATTCAAAAGAACTACTTTCAATTAAAAAATCAAATAGATTTAGAACACGAGATATCTTCAATGAAAACTTAATTGATTTAGCTTCAAATGACTATTTAGGTCTAGCTTCCAATGTAAATATTTTTCAAAATGCTTATGAAAGAGTACTTAAACAAAAGTACTATTCACCCAAAGCTTCTATGCTTGTAAATGGTTACAACCCTATTCATAAAGAGTTTGAAGAGAAGCTTTGTGAAGTAAATAAATTTGAAGCAGCTGTTTGCGTAGGTTCTGGATTTTTAGCAAATATTTCCATGATAGAAGCACTTTGTAGAAAAAATGATACTTTATTTATTGACGATGACTATCATGCAAGTGGTATTTTAGCTACTAAACTTCTAAAAGATGAACAAGTTATTGTATTTAATCATAATGATGAAAAAGACTTAGAGGAAAAACTAAAAGCTTGTGAAAGAAAAGGTAGAAAAATAATCGCCATTGAGGGTGTTTACTCAATGGGTGGAGATCTTGCAAAAGAAGAGATATTCCATATAGCAAAAAAATACGACAGCCTACTAATTGTAGATGAAGCTCACAGTTCAGGTGTTTTAGGAGATAGTTTATTGGGAATTTTTGATTACTATAAAATTAAACCTAATAAGCATCATATCAAAATGGGCACACTAGGAAAAGCCTATGGTTCATATGGAGCTTATATCTTAGCTTCAAAAGAAATTATTGAGTTTTTACAAAATAGAGCTAAGCCTATTATTTACTCTACTGCACCATCACTTTTTGATATGGCAATGGGCTTAGAATCTTTACACTTTATTGTAAACAATAAAAAAGCACTAAAAGAAAAAATAAATAAAAATCTGAAAATAGTTGAAGAAATTTTAAATATCGCATCTGAAAGTTTAATTATTCCAATTGAAATTGCAGATAATAAAAAAGTTAAAGAGATTCAAAAAGAAGTTGAAAAAAAAGGCTTTGTAGTTGGAGCAATTAGGCAACCAACTGTAAAAATAGCCATTATTAGACTTATAGCAAAAATAGATATAGAAGAAGATGATTTAAGAGATGTATGTAAATTAATAAAGGAACTTATGTGA
- a CDS encoding HP0268 family nuclease — translation MELLFARNELNEKPKKVQLDKIKEELQKEGEKIFYFDRDNSHKDMMALVDALEDEGLNVYFREVKYGLADEEYMYEVHAL, via the coding sequence ATGGAATTATTATTTGCTAGAAACGAGTTAAATGAAAAACCCAAAAAAGTACAATTAGATAAGATTAAAGAAGAATTACAAAAAGAGGGTGAAAAAATTTTCTATTTTGATAGAGATAATTCTCACAAAGATATGATGGCATTAGTAGATGCTTTAGAAGATGAAGGCTTAAATGTATATTTTAGAGAAGTTAAATACGGTTTAGCTGATGAAGAATATATGTATGAGGTTCATGCACTTTAA
- the miaB gene encoding tRNA (N6-isopentenyl adenosine(37)-C2)-methylthiotransferase MiaB has translation MSSNKKLFIQTLGCQMNDTDSQHIASELEKHKDYTQTEQIEDADLIIINTCSVREKPVQKLFSEIGQFNKKKKDGAKIGVCGCTASHLGKDIIKRAPYVDFVVGARNISKIKDVVDVKGAVEIAIDNDESMYEFAAAKTNKYRASVNISVGCDKKCTYCIVPNTRGEEISIPPEMIVKQVQNAVDEGAVEVMLLGQNVNSYGRRFSDKRPKYSFTKLLQDVSKIEKLKRIRFTSPHPLHMDDEFIEEFAKNEKISRCIHMPLQSGSTSILRAMKRGYTKEWFLNRAAKMRELVPNLRITTDIIVAFPGETDEDYQDTLDVVRKVGFDQVFNFKYSPRPETAALELKEQEIPDEIGSARLTELIELHKRHLEQEMPKLIGSTVNILVESLKPNGEISGYTDNYLQVFAKGSDDLLGKFVDVKVTDVTRTALKGEVIA, from the coding sequence ATGAGTTCAAACAAAAAATTATTTATTCAAACTTTAGGCTGTCAGATGAATGACACTGATAGTCAACATATTGCATCTGAATTAGAAAAGCATAAAGATTACACTCAAACTGAGCAAATTGAAGATGCTGATTTAATTATCATTAACACATGTTCAGTAAGAGAAAAGCCAGTACAAAAACTTTTTTCTGAAATAGGTCAATTCAATAAAAAGAAAAAAGATGGAGCTAAAATTGGTGTTTGTGGATGTACGGCAAGTCATTTAGGTAAAGACATCATTAAAAGAGCACCATATGTAGATTTTGTTGTTGGTGCTAGAAACATCTCTAAGATAAAAGACGTTGTTGATGTAAAAGGTGCAGTTGAAATTGCTATTGACAATGATGAGTCAATGTATGAATTTGCTGCTGCAAAAACAAACAAATATAGAGCTAGTGTAAATATCTCAGTTGGTTGTGATAAAAAGTGTACTTACTGTATTGTTCCTAATACAAGAGGTGAAGAGATTTCTATTCCACCTGAAATGATTGTAAAGCAAGTTCAAAATGCAGTTGATGAAGGTGCAGTTGAAGTTATGCTTTTAGGTCAAAATGTAAACTCTTATGGTAGAAGATTTTCAGATAAAAGACCTAAGTACTCTTTTACAAAACTTTTACAAGATGTTTCAAAAATTGAGAAATTAAAAAGAATTAGATTTACATCTCCTCACCCTTTACATATGGATGATGAGTTTATTGAAGAGTTTGCAAAAAATGAAAAGATCTCTAGATGTATTCATATGCCATTACAAAGTGGTTCAACTTCAATTTTAAGAGCTATGAAAAGAGGATACACAAAAGAGTGGTTCTTAAATAGAGCAGCTAAAATGAGAGAGTTAGTTCCAAACCTTAGAATTACAACTGATATTATTGTTGCATTTCCTGGTGAAACAGATGAAGACTATCAAGATACTTTAGATGTAGTTAGAAAAGTAGGCTTTGATCAAGTATTCAATTTTAAATACTCACCTAGACCTGAAACAGCAGCATTAGAGCTAAAAGAACAAGAAATTCCTGATGAAATTGGAAGTGCAAGATTAACTGAGTTAATTGAACTTCATAAAAGACATCTTGAACAAGAAATGCCTAAGCTTATTGGTTCAACTGTAAATATTTTAGTTGAGTCATTAAAACCAAATGGTGAGATTTCTGGTTATACTGATAACTATCTTCAAGTATTTGCAAAAGGTAGTGATGATTTACTTGGTAAATTTGTGGATGTTAAAGTAACAGATGTAACAAGAACAGCTTTAAAGGGTGAAGTAATAGCCTAA
- the nusA gene encoding transcription termination factor NusA, whose product MDKIIDILDSIAYEKGLKIEDVENALKEALIKTAQKMVDETLVFDANIDRENKKLELSQKIEVVPDGDNRTLGLGEDEWGNKLNPENFIELSEAKEIDQDLEVGDTVDYDLEFENMGRNAATILHNNFEYRIQRFIEENLVSKYKSKIGRIISGTVTRVDRAENTFIEIGEVKGMLARKSRIKGESFRIGDTIKAVVKAVNIDKTNGLIIEISRTSPKFLESLLKLEVPELKDEKISIEASARIPGSRAKIALLTTDPQIDPIGSVVGVKGVRISAVSQQLNGENIDCVEFSTVPEMFLSRALSPAIISSVKIDKAPEGNEKGKATVTIPSDQKSKAIGKAGLNIRLASMLTKYDIELIEVEGKTPTSSMDSNHNEEKTRDTSSLEALFK is encoded by the coding sequence ATGGACAAAATAATAGATATTTTAGATTCAATTGCCTATGAAAAAGGCTTAAAAATTGAAGATGTTGAAAATGCTTTAAAAGAAGCATTAATCAAAACTGCCCAAAAAATGGTAGATGAAACATTAGTCTTTGATGCAAATATCGATAGAGAAAATAAAAAGTTAGAACTTTCACAAAAAATTGAAGTTGTACCTGATGGGGATAATAGAACTTTAGGTTTAGGTGAAGATGAATGGGGAAATAAACTTAACCCTGAAAACTTTATTGAACTAAGCGAAGCAAAAGAGATTGATCAAGATTTAGAAGTAGGTGATACAGTAGATTACGACCTTGAATTTGAAAATATGGGAAGAAATGCAGCTACGATTTTACATAACAATTTTGAATATAGAATTCAAAGATTTATTGAAGAGAATTTAGTTAGTAAATATAAAAGTAAAATAGGAAGAATCATCTCTGGAACTGTAACTAGAGTAGATAGAGCTGAAAATACATTTATCGAAATTGGTGAAGTTAAAGGTATGCTTGCTAGAAAAAGTAGAATTAAGGGTGAATCTTTCAGAATTGGTGATACAATTAAAGCAGTTGTAAAAGCTGTAAATATTGATAAAACTAATGGTTTAATTATTGAAATTTCAAGAACAAGCCCTAAATTCTTAGAGTCATTATTAAAACTTGAAGTTCCAGAACTTAAAGATGAAAAAATCTCTATTGAAGCAAGTGCTAGAATCCCAGGTTCAAGAGCTAAAATTGCACTTTTAACTACTGATCCACAAATTGATCCTATTGGTTCTGTTGTTGGTGTAAAAGGTGTTAGAATTAGTGCTGTATCTCAACAATTAAATGGCGAAAACATTGATTGTGTTGAATTCTCAACAGTTCCTGAAATGTTCTTATCAAGAGCATTATCTCCAGCTATTATATCATCTGTTAAGATTGATAAAGCTCCTGAGGGGAATGAAAAAGGTAAAGCAACTGTTACAATTCCAAGTGATCAAAAATCTAAAGCAATTGGAAAAGCTGGTTTAAATATTAGATTAGCTTCGATGCTTACAAAATATGATATTGAGTTAATTGAAGTTGAGGGTAAAACACCTACTTCATCTATGGATTCAAATCATAATGAAGAAAAAACAAGAGATACTTCATCTTTAGAAGCACTATTTAAATAA
- the mqnE gene encoding aminofutalosine synthase MqnE encodes MSIIEKLENGQRLSYEDGVELFDLDLFTLAHYANKIREEKHGKKTYFNINRHINPTNVCKDVCQFCAYSASRKNPNQWTMSHEEILDIVKNSSKNDIKEVHIVSAHNPDTGLQWYMDVFRKIKENYPSIHVKALTAAEIHFLSKEYDVSYEDLISMMKEHGIDSMPGGGAEIFDEKVRKKICGGKVKSDEWLQIHRLWHKAGMQSNATMLFGHVESREHRIDHMIRLRDLQDETGGFNAFIPLVYQTENNYLKVEEPLTGQEILKTYAIARIMLDNISNIKAYWATSTVKLALIAQEFGANDVDGTIEKESIQSAAGASSAGGVALKEFVELIQNTGFTPVERDSIYNELKVWN; translated from the coding sequence ATGAGTATTATTGAAAAATTAGAAAATGGGCAAAGACTAAGCTATGAAGATGGTGTAGAACTTTTTGATTTAGACTTATTTACTTTAGCTCATTATGCAAACAAAATAAGAGAAGAAAAGCACGGTAAAAAAACATATTTTAATATTAATAGACACATAAATCCAACAAATGTATGTAAAGATGTTTGTCAATTCTGTGCCTATAGTGCAAGTAGAAAAAATCCAAATCAATGGACAATGAGTCATGAAGAGATTTTGGATATTGTTAAAAACTCTTCAAAGAATGATATTAAAGAAGTTCATATTGTATCAGCACATAATCCAGATACAGGCTTACAATGGTATATGGATGTTTTTAGAAAAATTAAAGAAAATTATCCTTCAATACATGTAAAAGCCTTAACAGCAGCAGAAATACACTTCTTAAGTAAAGAGTATGATGTATCTTATGAAGATTTAATTTCTATGATGAAAGAGCATGGAATTGATTCAATGCCAGGTGGCGGTGCTGAGATTTTTGATGAAAAAGTGCGAAAAAAAATCTGTGGTGGAAAAGTTAAATCTGATGAATGGCTACAAATTCACAGACTTTGGCATAAAGCAGGAATGCAAAGTAATGCTACTATGTTATTTGGTCATGTAGAATCAAGAGAACATAGAATTGATCACATGATAAGACTAAGAGACTTGCAAGATGAAACAGGTGGTTTCAATGCCTTTATTCCTTTAGTATATCAAACAGAAAACAATTACTTAAAAGTTGAAGAGCCATTAACTGGTCAAGAGATTTTAAAAACTTATGCAATTGCTAGAATTATGCTTGATAATATTTCAAATATCAAAGCATATTGGGCAACATCAACGGTAAAACTTGCACTAATAGCTCAAGAATTTGGAGCAAATGATGTTGATGGAACAATTGAAAAAGAATCAATTCAAAGTGCTGCTGGTGCTTCAAGTGCAGGAGGAGTTGCTTTAAAAGAGTTTGTAGAGCTAATCCAAAATACAGGATTTACACCTGTTGAAAGAGATTCTATTTATAATGAATTAAAGGTTTGGAATTAA
- a CDS encoding single-stranded DNA-binding protein has product MYNKVIMVGNLTRDIELRYLPSGAAIAKSAIATSYKYKTSTGEQKDEVCFLDFNIFGRSAEVANQYLRKGSKVLLEGRLVFEQWTAQDGTNRNRHSLRVDTMKMLDSKSDSMNNTSGDNQGYNPQGGSYNQPAANQYNNMNSQNSNTQNNYGGMNNQAQQMPEQKIPEIDIDEDEIPF; this is encoded by the coding sequence ATGTATAACAAAGTAATTATGGTTGGAAATCTTACTAGAGATATTGAACTAAGATATTTACCTTCAGGTGCAGCTATTGCTAAATCTGCTATTGCAACTTCATATAAATATAAAACATCTACGGGTGAACAAAAAGATGAAGTTTGTTTTTTAGATTTTAATATTTTTGGTAGATCAGCTGAAGTTGCTAATCAATACCTAAGAAAAGGTTCTAAAGTTTTATTAGAGGGAAGACTTGTATTTGAACAATGGACTGCTCAGGATGGAACTAACAGAAATAGACACTCTTTAAGAGTTGACACTATGAAAATGTTAGATTCTAAGAGTGATTCAATGAATAACACATCTGGGGACAACCAAGGTTATAATCCACAAGGTGGATCGTATAATCAACCAGCTGCAAATCAATACAATAATATGAATTCTCAAAATAGTAATACGCAAAACAACTATGGTGGTATGAACAATCAAGCACAACAAATGCCTGAACAAAAAATACCTGAAATAGATATAGACGAAGATGAAATACCGTTCTAG
- a CDS encoding carbonic anhydrase, with translation MILKQLIKGHKSFQESKVPKWQEELNELVLNGQKPEVLFVGCSDSRLTPDLMLNTKPGDMFILRNVGNFIPPFRHDEDFHGSAAAIEYAVAVLGVKHIIVCGHTHCGACKSLYEYDQIPDTTSLVHVKTWLKLGMAAKEKTLADKKFNTQEEMYRITERNSIKHQLKNLLTYPDVKKKVEDKTLQIHGWHYDVQNGEIDYLDEKENQFKPLSEMKIEE, from the coding sequence ATGATTTTAAAACAATTAATAAAAGGTCACAAAAGCTTTCAAGAAAGTAAGGTTCCAAAGTGGCAAGAAGAACTAAATGAATTAGTTCTAAATGGACAAAAACCAGAAGTATTATTTGTGGGTTGTTCAGATAGCAGATTAACACCTGATTTAATGTTAAATACAAAACCAGGTGATATGTTTATTTTAAGAAATGTAGGTAATTTTATTCCTCCATTTAGACATGATGAGGATTTCCATGGAAGTGCTGCTGCTATTGAGTATGCAGTTGCTGTTCTTGGAGTAAAACACATAATAGTATGTGGTCACACTCACTGTGGAGCTTGTAAAAGCTTATATGAATATGATCAAATTCCTGATACGACTTCATTGGTTCATGTTAAAACTTGGCTAAAACTTGGTATGGCTGCAAAAGAAAAAACTTTAGCTGATAAAAAGTTTAATACCCAAGAAGAGATGTATAGAATAACAGAGAGAAACTCTATAAAACATCAATTAAAAAATCTTTTAACTTATCCTGATGTAAAAAAGAAAGTTGAAGATAAAACACTACAAATTCATGGTTGGCACTATGATGTACAAAATGGTGAAATTGATTATTTAGATGAAAAAGAGAATCAATTTAAACCATTAAGTGAAATGAAAATAGAAGAATAG
- the rpsR gene encoding 30S ribosomal protein S18: MAERRKYGKKYCKYTEMKVDFIDYKNTDLLKISMSERGKIMPRRLTGNSKNSQEMVEKAIKRARHMALVPYIVDTKNVTDSAYAR; encoded by the coding sequence ATGGCTGAAAGAAGAAAATACGGAAAAAAATATTGTAAATACACTGAAATGAAAGTTGATTTCATTGATTACAAAAACACAGATTTATTAAAGATTTCTATGTCTGAAAGAGGTAAAATTATGCCTAGAAGACTTACTGGAAACTCTAAAAACTCTCAAGAAATGGTAGAGAAAGCAATCAAAAGAGCTAGACACATGGCTTTAGTTCCTTACATTGTTGATACTAAAAACGTTACTGATTCTGCATACGCTAGATAA